The stretch of DNA TGAAATTAGAGAACGGTATGGATCAGCAGGAAAGCCAAATTATATTGAAAAACGACGATGGTGTATTTGTGTTAACTCCAGCTTTAGATAAAAGTTTTAAATTCCAGACAGAGTGGCCAGATAATAGCAGCCAGCCATATCTGTTTCAATCATTGGTAACAGATGTAGTAAATGATCCAGAGGCTACTTTTGAATCAACAGATAATCATTATGTCTTTAAGACAAAAACAAATTATCAAAGTAATAATAACCTTCCATATCAGGAAGTTTATTTCGATAAAGATGCATTCACCCCAGCGATGGTAAAAGTATTAGATAAAGATGGCAATGCATTAGTGAATGTAACATTCTCCAGTTTTGAATTAGATCCGACATTCGCAGAAGACGATTTTTCAATGGAGAAAAATATGGAAGGTGCAGGTAATAAAGGAGAAGAATCTTCTGCTTCAGAGGATGTGGAAGCGAGCGGCAGTGTTACGGATGACTTAATGATTGTATATCCACAATTTACTGCGGGTGCGGAGAATACAAGTAAAAAAGAAGTTGAAATGGAAGATGGTGCTCGTGTCATTCTAACGTTTGAAGGCGAGAAAAACTTTACTTTAGTGGAAGAAAAGAGATTATCTGAAAATGTAATTTCTCAACCACAAGAGGTAAATGGAGAAATTATTAACCTTGGAAATACAATTGGAGCATTGGAAGAGAATACACTTCAATGGACATTTGGAGGGGTAGATTATACCCTTGCTAGTGACGAACTTACAAGAGAAGAAATGATTCAAGTAGCACAATCGGTGCAAGGACAGGTCGTAAAATAAAAGAGATAATAACAGGCTCACAATAATTGGGGCCTGTTCCTTTGTCTACAGGTGTTTAGTGTAGTTCCTCTTTTACTCTTAGTACAAATCTTTTAGCATGTTTGAAATATTTATGCATATATTTTACAGGAGTTCCAAAAGATAAGTGAAACATTTAAAGAAGTATAACTAACATCATATACCACCATTTCTGCAGGAATAAACGACAAATTCATATATTTTTTTAACAAAATCGCCAGAACCCCTTTGCAAATCGACCGATGGAATGCTATTATAAAATAGAATTTAATATCGTTCGTTAACAGTTGTTGGAGGTGCATGGTTTTGTCAGAAAGTTTACAAGAAATCATGGTGAAGATGCCAAAGAACCTACTAAGTGAGGTGGATGGGTTAATGAAATATGAAAATAGCGATCTAAGCGATTTTATTTGTGAAGCAACGCAAATTTATTTAAACCATAAAAAAGAAGAGCATATTCAGCGCTTCCACGAAACTATGCAGCGTGGTTATGAAGAAATGGGACGCATTAATTTGACGATTGCTTCTGAGGCCTTTCAAGCTGAAGAGGAGGCTGAAAACACCCTAGAGCGCTCTGTGATCGGGGTGTAACAATTTGATCGTTCAAAGAGGCGAGGTATATTTCGCTGACTTATCCCCTGTTGTTGGATCGGAGCAAGGTGGGGTAAGGCCTGTCCTAATTCTCCAAAACGACATCGGTAACCGTTTCAGCCCTACTGTTATTGTCGCTGCGATAACAGCACAAATTCAAAAGGCAAAATTACCAACCCATGTGGAGATTGATGCAAAGCGATATGGATTTGATCGGAATTCCGTAATTCTTTTGGAACAAATCAGGACGTTGGATAAACAGCGTTTAACGGATAAAATTACGAAATTAGATAAGGAAATGATGATTAAAATTAATCAGGCATTAGAAATAAGCCTCGGCTTAAAAGATGTATATGGTGGATAAACTCCTACTCTTTTTGAGTAAGGAGTTTTTTTGTCTATTTCTTTTAAGAAGGATGTCGATTATTATACGAAGCTATAAATGTTTTTAGGTACTGTATCTGTGTTATACTTAAAGGACGATAAGTTCAAATACATAATAATTTGTGTATTTTAATTGCACAAAATCACATTAAATGTAACAATATGTCTAAATTTTAATTTAAATTATTTTGGTGGAGGTAGAGAAAGCATGAAACGAGGGTTTAGAGAGCTCCTTATAGAGAACAGTGATTCCATTGTTGAAAATTGGCTAGCAGAAATTAACTCATTAAAGACAGGTAATTATACTGCGACTATATCAGACGAATTGTATGAAAGTACAAATCGAGAGTTTGTCAATGTGATATTTACAAGTATTCGTAATCAAGGTTCGTCTAAGGAAGTAGAAGATTTTTCTGAAAAGATCATAAATCTAGGATGGCCGTTGAGTTATTTAACAGATGGACTACAGGTGTTTCGAAGAGTGTCAACAGAGTATTTACTTAGTCAATCCGAAGTAATTGATTCTAACCAATTCTCAATGATTTTATCTAGTGTTGATGAGTGGGTGGAGCCTCTTATTCGCCAGTTAGTGAATGAATACTCTGGCAGCTGGGAGAATATTCTGTCGTTGCAACGTGTTGCTTTACAAGAATTATCTGCCCCACTGATTCCTGTTATGGAAGGTATTACGGTAATGCCTTTAATTGGAACGATTGATACAGAAAGAGCAAAGTTAATTATGGAGAATCTTCTGGAAGGTACGATAAAACACAATTCAGAGGTTGTATTAATAGATATTACAGGTGTTCCGGTAGTTGATACGATGGTTGCACATCATATTATTCAAGCTGCGGAAGCCGTTCGATTAATTGGTTCTACATGTATTTTAGTTGGAATTCGTCCTGAAATTGCTCAAACAATTGTAAACTTAGGAATTGATTTAAGTAATTTCCCAACACAGAGTTCATTGAAAAAAGGATTTACGAAAGCATTAGAACTTACTGGACGTGAGGTTATAGATTTAAAAAATCGCGAGTCTGATATTGAAGGAATCATAAATTCCTTGAAAGGAGAATAAGTATATGCGCATTCCAATTTTAAAGCTTCATAACTACTTACTTATCTCTATTCAAACAGAAATAGACGACCAAACAGCAATTCAATTTCAAGAGGATTTATTAGATAAAATCCATAAAACAGGAGCATCAGGAGTAGTAATTGATCTTACCTCTGTTGATATAATAGATTCGTTTATAGCGAAGGTGCTTGGAGACGTTGTATCAATGTCGGATTTAATGGGGGCGAAAGTTGTACTTACTGGTATTCAACCTGCTGTTGCAATGACTTTAATTGATTTAGGTATCCATATGCAAAATGTCCCAACAGCATTAGATTTAGAACAAGGATTAGTTAAGCTTCAACAGGAACTGGAGGTATAATGATGGATCCACAATCCTGCGTGAATATAAAAAAAGAGTGGGATATTGTTGGGGCAAGACAACTTGGTCGTGAGATGGCAAAGCAAGTAGGTTTCGGAACGGTTGACCAGGCGAGAGTTGCAACAGCAATATCAGAATTAGCTCGTAACATATACTTATACGCTGAGCACGGTAAGATTTGTTTTGAAGTTATTAAAGGTGAAAAGAAACAAGGTTTATGCATGATTGCTTTAGATAACGGACCTGGAATAAGTGATATTAGTCGTGCTATGCAAGATGGTTATACTACTTCCGGAGGGTTAGGAGCAGGACTCCCAGGTGTGAAAAGGTTAATGGATGACTTTGATATTGAATCCGAAATAGGAAAAGGTACAAGAATAAAAGCTGTGAAGTGGATAAGATAAAGATAGCCTACATCACAGTAAAAACTAGTATAATTTTCCTCTAATTATAAATTACGGGGGATAATCAAATGGAAAAGACGATAAAAAATAATACAAAAAGATATCAAGATTTGCTGGATAAATATATTCACTCTCAAGATGAGGAAGCTTTGTACGGGATTGAGAAGGTAAGTAAGGATTTTATAAAAAAGAATATCTTACCTGAAGAAATCATTAACCTCCATATACAAGCAATGGAGAGCTTAAATAAAGATTTAACGGAGGATTATAAGCACTCCATGAACTTTTTATTAGAAGCGATGATTTTTTATGGTTTAGCGCTACAAGAAGTAACAAATCTCAGACAAGAAAAAGATGTGTTAACTTCTGAAATAGCTATTGCAGCCAATATGCAAAAAACGTTGCTCGGTACAAACAAGCCAGAGATTGATGGTGTGGATTTAGGAATTATAAGTGTACCTGCACATCAGATGAATGGCGACTATTATCATTTTGTTAAAGGGAGCGACGACACTTTTGGAATTGCGATTGCGGATATTATTGGCAAAGGGATTCCAGCGGCACTTTGTATGTCGATGATTAAGTATGCTATTGATAGTTATCCAGAGGAAACAATGCGTCCGAGTACTATTTTAAAAAATCTTAACCGAGTAGTAGAAAGAAATATTGACCCAAGTATGTTTATTACAATGTGTTATGCACATTACCATCCGACAGAAAATATACTTCGTTTTTCTTCAGCAGGCCATGAACCTGGTTATTTTTATCATGCAGAAACGGATACGTTTGAAGAGTTAAAGATGAAAGGGTTAGTGTTAGGTGTTATGCCCGACGCAACATACGAAGAGATTAATTTGACGATGAAAGAAAATGACATGGTCATTTTGCTAACTGATGGTGTCACAGAGTGTCGTGATGGAGACCGTTTCATTGAAACCGAAGAAGTATTACAAGTAATACGTAAATACGCACATTTATCTGCTCAAGAGATGGTTGAGAATGTTTATAAACATTTTGAAAAACTACAAGGATTTCAGCTCCGAGATGATTTTACATTATTTGCCATTAGAAAAGGTGTTTGACTTTTTCTATGGTGGGGTACATAAGTATAAGGTTTAATAATATATTACTAATCATTTTATGAAGATTGAGGAGGTACGCAATGAATTTATCAGTTAGTACGGAAGAAAGTAATGGTCAAGTTGTCTTAAAAGTAGCAGGAGAAATTGACGCTTATACTGCTCCAAAATTAAAAGAAACACTCTTACCATTAGTAAAAGATTCTTCCAATAATATACAAGTTGATTTAGAAGAAGTTAATTATATGGATAGTACAGGTTTAGGAGTATTTGTAAGTGCACTTAAAGCTTCCAAAGAAAGTAAAAGTAATTTTGAATTAATTAATGTTCAAGATAGAGTTTACCGCATCTTTGAAATAACAGGTTTAGATGAAATTATTCAGATTAAAGCGGCGATTAGAGGTGTAAATGAATAATGAGTAATTATGATTATATTGAAATGAAAGTTCCAGCAAAACCTGAATATGTTGGTGTTGCGCGCCTTACATTATCGGGAGTTGCTAACCGTATGGGCTTTTCGTACGAATCGATAGAGGATCTAAAAGTTGCGGTATCTGAAGCAATTACAAATGCGGTAAATCATGCTTACAATGATAATGAATCCGGTGAGATTAACATTGGTTTTGGTATATATGAGGATCATATTGAAATTATGATCGCTGACCGTGGTGAAAGTTTTGATTTAGAAAAAATTAAACAAGAAACAGGGCCATACCACCCAGAAGAACCAGTAGAAAAACTAAGAGAAGGTGGGTTTGGGTTATTTCTTATTGAAGCTCTAATGGACGATGTAAAAATCAATAATCAATATGGCGTAATGATTATGATGTCTAAATATATAGCAGAAGAAGAGGTGGACATGGATGACGACCAAATCTCAACCACACAATAAAGGGGGAGATGAGGTTTACCAATGGATTGAATATCTACAGAAAGATCCAACTAATGAAGAAATACAAGAGAAAATTGTCTTGAAGTATCAAGATTTAGTGGGGTCCATCGCGAGAAAGTATTCCAAAAATAGTGCGATTCATGAAGATTTAGTACAAGTTGGAATGATTGGTTTGCTGGCAGCGGTAAGAAGATATGATCCAACCTATGGTAAGTCATTTGAATCCTTTGCAATACCAACAATTATTGGTGAAATTAAACGCTTTATACGTGATAAAACGTGGAGTGTACACGTGCCACGGCGTATTAAAGAATTAGGACCTAAAATTAGAAAAGGGGTAGATGAATTAACTACCGATAACCAGAAGTCACCTACAGTGGCGGAAATAGCAAAATATATTGGAACTTCAGAAGAAGAAGTTTTAGAAACGATGGAAATGGGGCAGAGCTATAAAGCATTATCCGTTGACCGGAAAA from Oceanobacillus iheyensis HTE831 encodes:
- a CDS encoding LolA family protein; protein product: MKKHNAFKVAFILVAIVGLLAACGEKSQEDVVAKLQETTEDLEGYKATAEMAMNTGSEEQTFAIDVWFQKDNKYRVKLENGMDQQESQIILKNDDGVFVLTPALDKSFKFQTEWPDNSSQPYLFQSLVTDVVNDPEATFESTDNHYVFKTKTNYQSNNNLPYQEVYFDKDAFTPAMVKVLDKDGNALVNVTFSSFELDPTFAEDDFSMEKNMEGAGNKGEESSASEDVEASGSVTDDLMIVYPQFTAGAENTSKKEVEMEDGARVILTFEGEKNFTLVEEKRLSENVISQPQEVNGEIINLGNTIGALEENTLQWTFGGVDYTLASDELTREEMIQVAQSVQGQVVK
- a CDS encoding CopG family ribbon-helix-helix protein, translating into MSESLQEIMVKMPKNLLSEVDGLMKYENSDLSDFICEATQIYLNHKKEEHIQRFHETMQRGYEEMGRINLTIASEAFQAEEEAENTLERSVIGV
- a CDS encoding type II toxin-antitoxin system PemK/MazF family toxin translates to MIVQRGEVYFADLSPVVGSEQGGVRPVLILQNDIGNRFSPTVIVAAITAQIQKAKLPTHVEIDAKRYGFDRNSVILLEQIRTLDKQRLTDKITKLDKEMMIKINQALEISLGLKDVYGG
- a CDS encoding RsbT co-antagonist protein RsbRA produces the protein MKRGFRELLIENSDSIVENWLAEINSLKTGNYTATISDELYESTNREFVNVIFTSIRNQGSSKEVEDFSEKIINLGWPLSYLTDGLQVFRRVSTEYLLSQSEVIDSNQFSMILSSVDEWVEPLIRQLVNEYSGSWENILSLQRVALQELSAPLIPVMEGITVMPLIGTIDTERAKLIMENLLEGTIKHNSEVVLIDITGVPVVDTMVAHHIIQAAEAVRLIGSTCILVGIRPEIAQTIVNLGIDLSNFPTQSSLKKGFTKALELTGREVIDLKNRESDIEGIINSLKGE
- a CDS encoding STAS domain-containing protein, coding for MRIPILKLHNYLLISIQTEIDDQTAIQFQEDLLDKIHKTGASGVVIDLTSVDIIDSFIAKVLGDVVSMSDLMGAKVVLTGIQPAVAMTLIDLGIHMQNVPTALDLEQGLVKLQQELEV
- a CDS encoding anti-sigma regulatory factor, with protein sequence MDPQSCVNIKKEWDIVGARQLGREMAKQVGFGTVDQARVATAISELARNIYLYAEHGKICFEVIKGEKKQGLCMIALDNGPGISDISRAMQDGYTTSGGLGAGLPGVKRLMDDFDIESEIGKGTRIKAVKWIR
- a CDS encoding PP2C family protein-serine/threonine phosphatase, producing MEKTIKNNTKRYQDLLDKYIHSQDEEALYGIEKVSKDFIKKNILPEEIINLHIQAMESLNKDLTEDYKHSMNFLLEAMIFYGLALQEVTNLRQEKDVLTSEIAIAANMQKTLLGTNKPEIDGVDLGIISVPAHQMNGDYYHFVKGSDDTFGIAIADIIGKGIPAALCMSMIKYAIDSYPEETMRPSTILKNLNRVVERNIDPSMFITMCYAHYHPTENILRFSSAGHEPGYFYHAETDTFEELKMKGLVLGVMPDATYEEINLTMKENDMVILLTDGVTECRDGDRFIETEEVLQVIRKYAHLSAQEMVENVYKHFEKLQGFQLRDDFTLFAIRKGV
- a CDS encoding STAS domain-containing protein, encoding MNLSVSTEESNGQVVLKVAGEIDAYTAPKLKETLLPLVKDSSNNIQVDLEEVNYMDSTGLGVFVSALKASKESKSNFELINVQDRVYRIFEITGLDEIIQIKAAIRGVNE
- the rsbW gene encoding anti-sigma B factor RsbW; translation: MSNYDYIEMKVPAKPEYVGVARLTLSGVANRMGFSYESIEDLKVAVSEAITNAVNHAYNDNESGEINIGFGIYEDHIEIMIADRGESFDLEKIKQETGPYHPEEPVEKLREGGFGLFLIEALMDDVKINNQYGVMIMMSKYIAEEEVDMDDDQISTTQ
- the sigB gene encoding RNA polymerase sigma factor SigB — encoded protein: MTTKSQPHNKGGDEVYQWIEYLQKDPTNEEIQEKIVLKYQDLVGSIARKYSKNSAIHEDLVQVGMIGLLAAVRRYDPTYGKSFESFAIPTIIGEIKRFIRDKTWSVHVPRRIKELGPKIRKGVDELTTDNQKSPTVAEIAKYIGTSEEEVLETMEMGQSYKALSVDRKIEADSDGSTVAILDLVGNSEDGYDNVEQRMMLEKILPILSEREQQILECTYFKNMSQKETGELLGISQMHVSRLQRRSLRKLREAIQSESTEVLD